ACTGTCCCAGAATGCTGGTGAGCAGCTCCATGCCGGCCGCCTTCACCACCAGGTAAAACAGGTAGATGGACATGAAGCCGAGAAAGATTTTCAGGGCCACGCTGCCGGTGAGCAGCTTGTAGAGCTGGTAAAACAAGGCCGTGACCAGTAGCACGTCCACGACGTCTATCCAGCCAATGCGCAGGAAGCCGATGGTGAAGGGGCCAAGCATCAGGAAGCAACAAGAGCGGGGAAGGTAGTAGCCACGAGCCGGATGGTTTGCACGGCTTCGGCAACGTCGTGTACGCGCAGCAGGCGGGCCCCGTTGAGCACGGCCAGGGCCTGCACGCTGATGGTACCGGGCAGGGCAGCCTCGGGCGAGAGGCCCAGGGGCTTATACACCATGCTTTTGCGCGAGAGGCCCACCAGCACGGGCAGCCCCAGCACCCCGAACTCGGGCAGGCGCCGCAGCAGCTCGTGGCCCTGGGCGGGCGTTTTGGCGAAGCCGAAGCCGGGGTCCAGCACCACGTCCGTCACGCCGTGGCGGCGCAGCTCCTGGAGCTTCTGCACAAAGTAGCGGGTCAGCTCCAGCACCAGGTCGCCGTCGTAGTGGGTGTGCTGGGTCATGGTGTGGGGCGTGCCGCGCAGGTGCATCAGGATGTAGGGCACCTGCAAGCGGCCGGCCGTGGGCAGCAGGTCCTCATCGAGCTGTCCGCCACTGATGTCGTTGAGGATGTCGGCGCCGGCGGCTATGGCCTCGGCGGCCACGCTGGCCCGGAAGGTGTCCACGGACAGAAAGGCCTGCGGAAACGCCTGGCGCAGGGCCGCTACGGCCGGCAGCAGGCGGCGCTTTTCTTCATCCACGGAAATGTGCTCGGCGCCGGGGCGGGAGGAGTAGCCACCCAGGTCGAGCACGGCGGCCCCGGCCGTGAGCATGGCTTCGGCCCGGCGCAACAGGTCGTCGGGGGAGCCCACGCGGCTGCCCTGGTAGAAGGAATCGGGGGTCAGATTGAGGATGCCCATGACCTGCGGACGGCGCAAATCCAGCACCCGCCCGCGCGGGCAGCGCAGGGTTTGCCTCGGCGAAAAGCACGTATCTTGCAGGGCCATGAGTCTGATAGGGGCTTAGGGACTTGGGGGCTTAGGTTCTTAGTTCTGTTTTTTGAACAGGCACCTGGTAGCAGGGACTTCTCTCGGGTGGAGAACGACTGAAGGTAAAGCGGCCGTGTCTATAACTTGTGGGGCCCTTGGTGGGGCTAGGCGTCTTCCGGTTTGCCAACTCATCATGACGAAAGCAGCAGTGAAGATATAGCTGAACGGCATCTAAGCCCCTAAGCCCCCAAGTCCCTAAGCCCCGTCAACAAAATAGCCTCAAAAACTTGGAGAATCAAACCCAGCACGAATACGACCAGGTAATTGCCCGCTGCCGGGAACTGTTTCTGGCCAAAACCCACGATTACGGCACGGCCTGGCGCATTCTGCGGCTACCCTCGGTAACGGACCAGATTTACATCAAGGCCCAGCGTATCCGCAGTATTCAGGAAAAAGGCACCCAACTGGTAGCCGACGGGGTAGAGGAGGAGTTTGTGGCCATCGTCAACTACTGCGTCATTGCCCTCATGCAGCTCGCCCTGCCCCCCGATGCACCCCTGGACCTGGACCCCGCCGCTGTGGCCCAGGCCTACGACGCGCAGATCGAAGAGAACCGCCGCCTGCTCTTTGCCAAAAACCACGACTACGGCGAGGCCTGGCGGCAGATGCGCATTGAAAGCATTACCGACATCATCCTGATGAAGCTGCACCGCACCAAGCAGATTGAGGACCTGGGCGGCCGTACCCGCGTATCGGAAGGCGTAGAGGCCAACTACCGCGACATGCTGAACTATGCCGTATTTGTGTTGATTAAGATGAGCCCCACCCCAACCCCGCTGCCTCACCCCCTAGCCCCCTCTCCTTCAGAGAGGGGGAACAAGCTCTAGAATTACTGACTGATTCTAGCTCCAATAAGCTAAAAACTAGTTCCCCCTCTCTGAAGGAGAGGGGGCTAGGGGGTGAGGCACCCACTGCCCCTCTTTCCCGTATTGACCCCACTACCAAGACCCCAAGTCCCTATTATGAGACTATTCACCCGTATTTGCTGGTTGCTGCTGGGCGCCGTGTTTATTTTCTCGGGCCTGGTGAAGCTGAACGACCCGGTGGGCACCGCCCTCAAGCTGGAGGAGTACTTTGAGGTGTTCAGTACCGATTTTGGGTCGTTTTTCCGGGTGTTTCTGCCCCACACCCGCACGCTTAGCATCATCCTCAGCTCCCTGGAGGTTATTCTGGGCGTGGCCCTGCTCCTGCGCTGGATGTTGCGCCAGACGCTGTGGGTGCTGCTGGCCCTGCTGGTGTTTTTCGGCTTTCTGACGTTCTACTCGGCCGCTTTCAACAAGGTGACGGACTGCGGCTGCTTCGGCGACTTTATCAAGCTCACGCCCTGGCAGTCGTTCAGCAAGGACCTGGTGCTGCTGGCCTTGTGGGCGGTGGTGTTCCTGAATCAGCGCTACCTGCGCCGGACCTTTGCCCGCGGCACTATGGGCGTGATGCTCATTACGCTGGCTTCGGCCGTGGCCATTGGCATCGGGGTGCGGGCGTTAGGGCACTTGCCCTACTTCGATTTTCTGCCTTACAAAGTCGGCAACGACATCGGCAAGCTGATGCAGCCCCAGGAGCAGGCCCGCTACGAGTACGTGCTGGAGCGTAACGGCCAGACCCAGACCTTCACCACCTATCCCACCGATACCACCTGGAAGTACAAGAGCATGCAGCTGCTCAACCCCGAAGCGGCCCGCCCCGTCATCACCGACTTTGCCATCTTCGACACCGAGGGCCAGAACCACACCCAGGAAGTGCTGAGCGGCAACAAGCTGCTGCTCATCGTGCAGAGCACCGACAAAGCCGACCGGGACCGGTTTACGCAGATCAACCAGCTGCTGCAAGCCGCCGCAAAGTCGCGCAAGCAGATTACGCCCCTCATCATCACCAGCAGCAGCCCCCAGGAGTTCGACGCCTTCCGCCACGACGTGAACCTGCCCGGCACCTTCTACTTCGCCGACGCTACCGTGCTCAAGTCCATGATTCGCTCCAATCCCGGCTTCATCCTGCTGCAAAACGGCGTGGTACGCGGCAAATACCACTACCACGACATTCCCGACGCCGGGGACCTGGAAAAGCTGCTGTAATCGGGGACTTGGGGTCTTAGGGTCTTAGTTGATGTTCTGTTACGCTGTTGTCAACACTACTCAAGCCCCCAAGCCCCTAAGTCCCTAAGCCCTCAAGACCCTAATCTATGCTAAGCTTTCTGCTGCGGCGCCTGAGCCAGGGCGTGCTGGTGCTGGTGGGGGTGGCCCTCACGGTGTTCTTCCTGTTCAATGTGCTGCCCGGCGACCCGGTGGCCCTGCTGGCTGGCCAACGCTCGGACGCCGCCACCCGCGCCGCCATTGCCCAGGACCTGGGCCTCGACCAGCCCCTGCCCCGGCAGCTGCTGGGCTACCTCAACGACGTGTCGCCGGTGGGCGTGCACCCGCGCGACTCGGCTGGGGTGGCCAAGTACGGCGGCGTGGCGCTGCTGCCCTTGGGCAAGCAGCAGGCCGTGGTGCTGAAGAAACCGTATTTGCGCCGCTCGTTTCAGAGCAACAAAGAGGTGCTGAGCATTTTGCTGGACCACTTCACGGGCACGCTGTGGCTGGCGGTGGCGGCTATGCTGCTGGCGGCCGTGGCGGGCATTACGCTGGGCGTGGTAGCTGCCCTGAAGCCCCATTCCTGGCTCGACAGGCTGCTGGTGTCCACGTCGGTGCTGGGTATCTCGGTGCCGAGCTTTGTGGCGGCCATCCTTATTGCCATGACCTTCGGGTTCTACTGGAGCCACTGGACCGGCCTCAACCTCACCGGCCAGCTCTACGAAACCGACCCCTTCACGGGCCGCCACCTCGTGCTGCGCAACCTGCTGCTGCCCGCCTTTGCCCTGGGCATCCGGCCGCTGGCCGTCATTGTGCAGCTCACCCGCTCCTCCATGCTCGACGTGATGAGCCAGGACTATATCCGCACGGCGCGGGCCAAAGGCTTGTCGGGGTGGCGCACGGTAATTGGCCATGCCTTGAAAAACGCCCTGAATCCGGTTATTACCGCCGTGTCGGGCTGGCTGGCTTCACTGATGGCGGGGGCTTTCTTCATCGAGTACATCTTCAACTGGAAGGGCCTGGGCACGGTCACGCTCCGCGCCGTTGAAAACCTGGACTTCCCGGTCGTGATGGGTGCCACCATCTTTATTGCCGCCATCTTCGTGCTGGTCAACATCGTGGTAGACGTGCTCTACGCCGTGCTGGACCCGCGGGTGAAGCTGGGGTGAGTGGGGAGGTGGTGAGAAGTGAGGTAGTGAGAAGTGAGGTAGTGAGAAGTGAGGTAGTGAGAAGTGAGGTAGTGAGAAGTGAAATGGTGAGGAGGCACGACATTCCGCGCAGCAAGCGGCGTCAATCCATCCTTATCCAGGGTGAAAAGCTTTGACCTATTCAAAAGCCCCTGATGTTAGTGTGGACGTCAGGGGCTTGTTCTTTCATCAGGCTCCCCCTCTCCCCCGGAGAGGGGGCCGGGGGGTGAGGCGCAACGTCAGGGCTTTGAATAGTCTGAACTGTCTGCACCCTGAAAAGGACGGATTGCTTCGGCTCCGCCTCGCAATGACAGAGCCTCACTACTCACCACCTCACCATTTCACTACTCATCATTCCACGTCTTCCCGTCGCACGCCTTCTACTTCCAAAATCAACTCAGCCCCATACGCACTGGCCGGCGTGCGGAAACCGGGTTTCCAGTGGCCGGCCAGTACTTTCTCGGTGATGAGCAGGGCGGTGAGGACGGTGAGCGTGTAGCCTTCAGGAGCGGAGAGGCGGGCGGCGACGCGCCGGCCCTGGTCGTCGGTGGCTTCGCCGTAGAGGGCGGTGCGGGCCTGGGCGCGCCGGGTGGCGGAGGGGCCGCCGGGAGCCAGGCGGCTCAGCAGATACCGTTGCACGGGGCCGCTACGCAGGACGGGGCCCAGGTAGCGGCTCAGGCGCAGCATCCGCCGGACGCGGGCTGGCAGCACGGTGTATACTTCGATGTTGGGAATCTGGGTGGAGTAAAAAGCCGTCGAGACATCACCCCAGGGAATAGTGGTTGCGAGAATGGGGCCCGCGCCGAAGTCGATGGGCCGGGTTTTCCAGGCGGCCGGCACGGGCACGATGCGGCCCTGGCGGCGCACGGCCCCGCCGCTGCCCGCGTTCAGCAGCATGGTGGCCTGGGTGCCATGCGACACGCCACCCGGCCCCAGGGCCTGAAAGGCTAGGGTGAGGTGAGTGGCCGTGGGCAGGCGTTCCTTGAGGTGACGGGCCAGGCAGTCGGAAGGCACCACGTCGAAGCCTACGCCGGGTAGCAGCAGGATGCCCGCTGTAGTGGCCGCCTCGTGCTGGCGGGCCAGGTCCTCGAACACGCTGATTTCGCCGGTGATGTCGAGGTAGTGGGTGCCGGTGCGCAGGCAGGCGGCCACCATGGGCGCAGCCGTAAGGGAAAACGGGCCGGCGCAATGCAGCACCACGGCCACGTCGCGGAGGGCATCGTCGAGGCGGCTTGTATCTTCGAGGGCGAAAACCCGGAACTCCAGCCCCAGCTCCTGGGCCAGCGCCTCCACTCGGGCGGCGTTGCGGCCCGCCAGCACCGGCCGCAGCCCCCGCCGGGCGGCTTCGCGGGCCAGCAGCTCGCCCGTGTAGCCCGTGGCGCCGTACAGCAGAAAGTTGTTCATGCAGCGTATAGTAAGTGAATGCCGGCCTAAGAACGTAAGAAAATCCGCGTCGGGGCCGCCGAGCCGGCTTTTGCTTTCCGCTTGGCGTCGCTCAGAACGGTTCCCGCTTTCGTTCTGATGGAGCGCCTCACCCCCCGGCCCCCTCTCCGAAAAGGAGAGGGGGCCGGGCGACACAAAGTGGCACACCGATTTGAGAATTGCTCTACGTTCGTTTTACCCCTACTTGTCACTTGTCACCCTTTACCTCCTCACCCCATCACCACTTCCAGTGATTAAGCTGTACTTGATTGGTATGCCTGGCGCGGGCAAAACCACACTGGGCCGGGCACTGGCCGTGAGCTACCAGGTGCCGTTCGTGGACCTGGACGAGGAAATCGTGCGGCGGGAGCAGCGCAGCGTGGCCGAGCTGTTTGCCCAGCAGGGCGAGGAATACTTTCGGGAGCGGGAGGCGGCCGTGCTGCGGGAAGTGGTAGCGGCGTACCCGGCCCTGGTGCTGGCTACCGGCGGCGGCACGCCCTGCTTCGAGCACAATCTAGAGGTGCTGCTCGAAACGGGCCTGACCTTGTACGTGGCCGTGCCCGTGCCGGAGCTAACGCGCCGCCTTCTTCAAGCCGCCGCCAGCCGCCCCCTGCTGGCCGCTGCTCCCGATGCGGCCGCCCTGCAAGCCCGCCTGGAAGAAACCTTAGCTGCCCGCCAGCAGTTTTATGAGCGGGCTCCGCTGCGCTGCGCTGCGCCCACCTGCTCGGTCGAAACGGTTCGGCAGCTGGTTGCGCGCTACCAGGCCAGCGCCTGAGCCAGGTTCTGGCGCAGTTTGCGCCTTGCTCCGTACTTTTGCGCCTTCATCTCTACCCCTATCGGTATGAAAATGACTTCTGAAGCTCCCGCGCCCGAAGTAACCGTAACGCCCATAAAAACACCCGACGCCGTGAAGCCCAAGCATAAGGGCTCGGCCCGCTTGTTTCAGAATCCTGTGCTGGAGCGCCTCTCGCACACCCACATTGCGCTGCCGGTTTCTATCTTCTTACTTACGGCGGCCGTGAGCCTGTATTATGGCGTTACCAACGGCTTTATCGCCGGGCTATCAGGATTTGGGTTGTTTCTGCTGGGCTGGTTTATGTTCACGTTTGTGGAGTACGTGGTGCACCGCTACGTCTACCACATTCCGGCCACTACGCCGGGCCGGGCCAAGTTCCAGTACACCATGCACGGCGTCCACCACGAGTTTCCGAAAGACAAAACCCGCCTGGCCATGCCGCCCATCATTACGGTGTTCGTGGCCTCGCTACTGTTTTTCATCTTCCGCTTCGCGTTTGGGTCGTATGCTTTCGGGATTCTGTCCGGCTTCACGTTTGGCTACGCGCTGTACCTGTTTGTGCACTACGCCATTCATGCCTACGCCCCGCCCAAAAACTTCCTGAAAGTGTGGTGGCATCACCACGCCCAACACCACTACCGTCAAGACGAAATTGCCTTTGGCGTTAGCACCACCATCTGGGACCATATCATCGGTACCATGCCCAGCAAGGGGAAGTAGGGCCTCACCCCCCGGCCCCCTCTCCCGCGGAGAGGGGGAGCCTGGCGTCAGGTCGTGCTACGCCGCTACGTCGGCTCCCGCCTCCGAAGCAGCTCACCACGTTGTTCAAGCAAAACGCAAAGCGCCACTCCTATTACAGGAGCGGCGCTTTTTAGTTGGATGGTAGCCGTTCCGGAGGCGCCAGCCGAAGGGGCGGCGTAGAACAGCCGTCGGCTGGCTCCCCCTCTCCACGGGAGAGGGGGCCGGGGGGTGAGGCCTCAGCGGCGCAGGCGGCGTACCAGCCACCAAAGCAGCAGCACCAGCAGGAACACGCCGATAAGGGAAAACCAGGCGCCGGCTTCGAAAATGTCGCCGATAACGTCGCAGCTGCTGAGGGAGAAGGTGAGCAGCACCAGGAGAAGGGCTGCGGCGGGGAGTCGAAGGAAGGTCATAGCGAAGAGAGTGGAGGGAGGATCAGCCCGGCACTCCGCAAGGGCGCCGGTCTTGGCTGATACTGCCTTGCTCTCCAAAAGGTTGACGTAGAGCTTCCCGGCCCTGCCGGGCGGCTAGCCCCCGGCCGTGCCCAGCTGCTGGCGTAGCTCCCGCACCTGCTGCTCCAGCTCGAAGTTGCGGAAGGCTACTTTGGCTTCCAGGTCGGAGTAGGACCGCTCCAGCTGCTCCTGAAGCTGCTTCTGCTCGGTGATGTCGGTGGCGGCGCCCACCCATTGCAGGATGGTGCCGGCCGCGTCGCGCACGGGCACGGCCTGGTCAAGAATCCAGCGGTACTCCCCGGTGGCGGCCACGCGCAGGCGCACTTCGTGGCCGAACGGTTGCCCCGTGCGCAGCGCCTCCTGCCAGGCCGCCAGAAAAGGCTGCTGGTCGGCGGGGTGCACGAACTCCTGCCAGCCCAGTCCCATCCCCTCGGCTGTAGTGGTAAATTTCTCCCAGTGCGGACTCAGGTAGGTGGTGTTGCCCTCGGCATCGGCTTCCCACACAATCATGGGCGTGGCCTCGGCCAGGCGGCGGAAGCGGTTCTCGCTTTGGCGCAGAGCCAGCTGGGCCTGGTGCTGGGCCGTAATGTCCTGCATGGCCCCGATCATGCGCTGGGCCCGGCCCTGGGCGTCGCGCCCGATGTAGCCGCGGTCGAGCACGTGGGCATACGTGCCATCGGCGCGGCGGTAGCGGTACTCGTCCTGCCAGCTGGCCTGCCCCCCATCAATGGCCTCGTGGATGCCGTGCACCACCCGCTCGGCATCGTCGGGGTGGAGGTGGTCGTACCACCACTGCGAGGTTTCGGCCACGGCGTCTTCGGCGTAGCCGAACACGCGGTGAATGGCTGCGTTCCACTGCACAGCATTGCTCACCAGGTTCCAGTCCCAGATGGCATCGTCGGTGGCCAACGCGGCCAGCTCGTAGCGCTGCTGGCTGTGGCGCAAGGTCTGCTCGGCCTGTTTCTGCTCTTCGATATCGACGGTGGCACCGTACCAGCGGATGATCTGGCCCTCGGCGCCGCGGCGGCAGCGGGCCCTGGCCAGCAGCCAGCGGTACTGCTCATCGTGGCTCAGCAGCCGGAACTCGATTTCGTAGGGCTGGCCGGTAGCTACGCTCTCGGCCCAGGCCGCGGCAATGAGGGGCTGGTCGTCGGGGTGCAGCAGGCGCAGCCAGTCGATGGTAGCGGGGTCTTGCTCGGGCAGGCCGGTGTACTCAAAGAAGCGCTGGTTGTAGTAGTCGAGCTGGCCGTCGGGCCGGGCCGTCCACACAAAATCGGGCACGGTGTCGGCCATAAACCGGAACTCCGACTCCTCCTGCTGCTGAGCCGTTACGTCCGTGACGGTGCCCACAAAGTGCGTGGCCTGCCCCAGGTGGTTGAAGTAGGCCAGTCCGGTGGCTTCAATCCAGCGCACCGCCGTGGGGTTTTGCCGGTCCACTACGCGGTACTGGGTGTGGTAGCGGCCCCCGCTTTCGGGCGTAAACGCCCGCCGCACCAGCACGTCGGTGCGTTGCCAGTCTTCGGCGTGCAGCGTGTCCAGAAAGTCGCGGTAGGTGATGTGCGTGCCGGGGGGCAGGAAGAACAGTTCGTTGCAGCGTTCCGACCAGTTGATCTGACCGGTGGAAACATCCATTTCCCACACGCCCATACCAGTGGCCTCAACGGCCATTTTCAGTAGGGCAGAGGAGTTTTCCGAAAACAAGGCAGAAGCCGACATCAGGCGGGCAATAGGTGAGGTAGACAGAAACGGAGAGCGGCGGGCAAATCGTATAACCAGTAGCTAGCTGATGCGGTGCAGCTGCAGCTCCAGGCCCGACTGAAAATACAGGTCCAGCAGGCCCTCTTCGCCATCGCGGGAGCGGCGCAGGCGGGTGATGAGGGCGCGGGCCGGGCCGGCGGGCAGGTGCAGCTCCAGGTACGGGCGGTTGATGCCGGGGTCGAGCAGCATCTGCCACTGGCCCAGGGCCGGCTCCGCGCCGTCGGGGGCGGCTACGCGCACGGCCGTGCCGGCCAGCTCCACGGCCGTAGCCTGGCTGAGTGGGCTTTCGGCCGAGCCGCTGCGGGGCAGCACCCGGCTTACCACCTGCCAGGGCCCCTCCAAAAAATCGGCGGGCAGCTGCTGCAGATTAACGTCGTAGAGCACATGCGGGGGCATACGCAGAAAAGATGAGCGGCGAGGCGAGGGGTGGGGCAGTGGTAAAGGTAGGCGCTACGTTAGCGCAGTGCAAGCTGTAGCGCAAAGCCGGCACTATATGGGTGTGGCCCAGCTGTTTTCGATGGAGGCGCCGCCCTACCTTTGCCTGTATGAACCGTCTTCTGTACCTGGCGGGCCCGCTGGCCGGTGTCCTGCTGGCTTCCTGCCAGCCCTCCAAACCCGCTGCTCCTGCTGCTATGCCCGCTGCTGCCCGCCCCGACACCCCGGCTTCGGCCCCGCTCCTCTGGCAATCCGAAGCGTACCGGCTGTACGCCGACCGGGTGGAGCAGGGCCGGCACGTGGGCCGGGCCGTGTCGCGCACGGAGCTGACTTCCAACTACCAGAGTCCGGCCAACGAGTTTCTGAGCCCGCGGGTGGCGTTCAAGTTCAGCCTCAACGGCAAAGACAACGAAATGGCCCCCGGCCAGGACCACATCTTGGTGGCCCTACCCCAGGCGGGCGGCGCGGCGCTGGAAACGCCGGTTATCGTGTTCGGGCAGCGCTACGTGGACGCCACGCCGGTGCCGGCTAATGCGTATCTGGCGCCTAATACGCCGCTGAAGATTCGGCTGGACCTGCGGCCGGTGCTGGCAGCTTTCCGGAAGCAGGGCTACTACACCACCTGGCAGGGCGAGAAGCTGTACAAAGAGGACTTCCGGCAGGTGCTGGTGGCCGGCAGCGCGGCCCCGCTGAGCTGGGACTTCGACAACCTGGCCAACAAGCCCGAGCTGGCCTTGCAAGACCCTGACCAGGACGGCATCTACGAAGTGACCCTGCTGCTAAACCAGCCCCAGGCGGCCAAAACCACCGCTACCCGCTGGCAGCAGACCCTCAACACCAGTGACTTCCCGCAGTACCGCTCGGATTACGTGCTGACCGACGCCCTCTACAACCTGGCCCTGGAGGAAGCCCGCCGGGCCGTGGAGCCCGACAGCACCTTCCGCACCGGGCAGGAGTGGGCCGGCGTCTGGACCCGCGACATCAGCTACAGCATCATCCTGGCCCAGGCCCTGCTCCAGCCGCGGGTAGCCATGAACAGCCTCCTGCGCAAGGTGACGCCCGACGGCCGCATCATCCAGGACACGGGCACCGGTGGGGCCTACCCCTGCTCCACTGACCGGATGATCTGGGCCGCGGCGGCCTGGGAAATCTACCTCGTGACGGGCGACCAGGCCTGGCTGCGGCGGGTGTACCCTATTATCAAGAAGTCGATAGAAGATGACGTGCCGAATGCCTACGACCCCGCCACCGGCCTGGTGCGGGGCGAGTCGTCGTTTCTGGACTGGCGGGAGCAGACCTACCCGCGCTGGATGCAGCCCGCCGACATCTACCAGAGCCTAAACCTGGGTACCAACGCCGTGCACTACCAGGCCAACGTGGTGCTGGCCCAGATGGCCCGGCTCCTGAACGAGCCCGCCGTAGCGGCCCGGCACGAAGAGCTGGCCGCCCGCATCAAGCAGGGCCTGAACGCCCACCTGTGGCAGGAAGAAAAAGGCTACTACGGCCAGTACCTCTACGGCCGCACCTACCTGAGCTTGTCGCCGCGGGCCGAGGCCCTGGGCGAAGCGCTGAGCGTGCTGTTTGGGGTGGCCGATGAGGGAAGGGCCGCCGCAGTGCTGGCCCGCACACCCCAGACGGCCTACGGCATTTCGTGCATCTACCCGCAGATTCCGGGCATTCCGCCCTACCACAACAATGCCGTGTGGCCCTTCGTGCAGAGCTACTGGGCCCTGGCCGCCGCCAAGGCCGGCCACGAAGCCGCCGTGCTGGAAAGCATGGCCGCTATCTACCGACCCGCGGCCCTGTTCCTGACCAACAAAGAGAATTTCGTGGCCCAGAACGGCGACTTCGCCGGCACCCAGGTCAACAGCAGCGTCATGCTCTGGAGCCTCTCGGGCAGCCTGAGCCTGGTGCACAAGGTGCTGTTTGGCCTCGACTTCCGCCCCGACCGGCTGGTGTTCCGGCCCTTTGTGCCCCAGGCCCTGGCCGGCCAGCGCCAACTCACGGGCCTGCGCTACCGCGGGGCAGTGCTCGATGTGGAGCTGGAAGG
This region of Hymenobacter sp. YIM 151500-1 genomic DNA includes:
- a CDS encoding DUF1599 domain-containing protein → MENQTQHEYDQVIARCRELFLAKTHDYGTAWRILRLPSVTDQIYIKAQRIRSIQEKGTQLVADGVEEEFVAIVNYCVIALMQLALPPDAPLDLDPAAVAQAYDAQIEENRRLLFAKNHDYGEAWRQMRIESITDIILMKLHRTKQIEDLGGRTRVSEGVEANYRDMLNYAVFVLIKMSPTPTPLPHPLAPSPSERGNKL
- a CDS encoding ABC transporter permease codes for the protein MLSFLLRRLSQGVLVLVGVALTVFFLFNVLPGDPVALLAGQRSDAATRAAIAQDLGLDQPLPRQLLGYLNDVSPVGVHPRDSAGVAKYGGVALLPLGKQQAVVLKKPYLRRSFQSNKEVLSILLDHFTGTLWLAVAAMLLAAVAGITLGVVAALKPHSWLDRLLVSTSVLGISVPSFVAAILIAMTFGFYWSHWTGLNLTGQLYETDPFTGRHLVLRNLLLPAFALGIRPLAVIVQLTRSSMLDVMSQDYIRTARAKGLSGWRTVIGHALKNALNPVITAVSGWLASLMAGAFFIEYIFNWKGLGTVTLRAVENLDFPVVMGATIFIAAIFVLVNIVVDVLYAVLDPRVKLG
- a CDS encoding saccharopine dehydrogenase family protein yields the protein MNNFLLYGATGYTGELLAREAARRGLRPVLAGRNAARVEALAQELGLEFRVFALEDTSRLDDALRDVAVVLHCAGPFSLTAAPMVAACLRTGTHYLDITGEISVFEDLARQHEAATTAGILLLPGVGFDVVPSDCLARHLKERLPTATHLTLAFQALGPGGVSHGTQATMLLNAGSGGAVRRQGRIVPVPAAWKTRPIDFGAGPILATTIPWGDVSTAFYSTQIPNIEVYTVLPARVRRMLRLSRYLGPVLRSGPVQRYLLSRLAPGGPSATRRAQARTALYGEATDDQGRRVAARLSAPEGYTLTVLTALLITEKVLAGHWKPGFRTPASAYGAELILEVEGVRREDVE
- a CDS encoding sterol desaturase family protein, coding for MKMTSEAPAPEVTVTPIKTPDAVKPKHKGSARLFQNPVLERLSHTHIALPVSIFLLTAAVSLYYGVTNGFIAGLSGFGLFLLGWFMFTFVEYVVHRYVYHIPATTPGRAKFQYTMHGVHHEFPKDKTRLAMPPIITVFVASLLFFIFRFAFGSYAFGILSGFTFGYALYLFVHYAIHAYAPPKNFLKVWWHHHAQHHYRQDEIAFGVSTTIWDHIIGTMPSKGK
- a CDS encoding BT_3928 family protein, whose amino-acid sequence is MRLFTRICWLLLGAVFIFSGLVKLNDPVGTALKLEEYFEVFSTDFGSFFRVFLPHTRTLSIILSSLEVILGVALLLRWMLRQTLWVLLALLVFFGFLTFYSAAFNKVTDCGCFGDFIKLTPWQSFSKDLVLLALWAVVFLNQRYLRRTFARGTMGVMLITLASAVAIGIGVRALGHLPYFDFLPYKVGNDIGKLMQPQEQARYEYVLERNGQTQTFTTYPTDTTWKYKSMQLLNPEAARPVITDFAIFDTEGQNHTQEVLSGNKLLLIVQSTDKADRDRFTQINQLLQAAAKSRKQITPLIITSSSPQEFDAFRHDVNLPGTFYFADATVLKSMIRSNPGFILLQNGVVRGKYHYHDIPDAGDLEKLL
- a CDS encoding PAS domain-containing protein, which gives rise to MSASALFSENSSALLKMAVEATGMGVWEMDVSTGQINWSERCNELFFLPPGTHITYRDFLDTLHAEDWQRTDVLVRRAFTPESGGRYHTQYRVVDRQNPTAVRWIEATGLAYFNHLGQATHFVGTVTDVTAQQQEESEFRFMADTVPDFVWTARPDGQLDYYNQRFFEYTGLPEQDPATIDWLRLLHPDDQPLIAAAWAESVATGQPYEIEFRLLSHDEQYRWLLARARCRRGAEGQIIRWYGATVDIEEQKQAEQTLRHSQQRYELAALATDDAIWDWNLVSNAVQWNAAIHRVFGYAEDAVAETSQWWYDHLHPDDAERVVHGIHEAIDGGQASWQDEYRYRRADGTYAHVLDRGYIGRDAQGRAQRMIGAMQDITAQHQAQLALRQSENRFRRLAEATPMIVWEADAEGNTTYLSPHWEKFTTTAEGMGLGWQEFVHPADQQPFLAAWQEALRTGQPFGHEVRLRVAATGEYRWILDQAVPVRDAAGTILQWVGAATDITEQKQLQEQLERSYSDLEAKVAFRNFELEQQVRELRQQLGTAGG
- a CDS encoding alpha-L-rhamnosidase-related protein, translating into MNRLLYLAGPLAGVLLASCQPSKPAAPAAMPAAARPDTPASAPLLWQSEAYRLYADRVEQGRHVGRAVSRTELTSNYQSPANEFLSPRVAFKFSLNGKDNEMAPGQDHILVALPQAGGAALETPVIVFGQRYVDATPVPANAYLAPNTPLKIRLDLRPVLAAFRKQGYYTTWQGEKLYKEDFRQVLVAGSAAPLSWDFDNLANKPELALQDPDQDGIYEVTLLLNQPQAAKTTATRWQQTLNTSDFPQYRSDYVLTDALYNLALEEARRAVEPDSTFRTGQEWAGVWTRDISYSIILAQALLQPRVAMNSLLRKVTPDGRIIQDTGTGGAYPCSTDRMIWAAAAWEIYLVTGDQAWLRRVYPIIKKSIEDDVPNAYDPATGLVRGESSFLDWREQTYPRWMQPADIYQSLNLGTNAVHYQANVVLAQMARLLNEPAVAARHEELAARIKQGLNAHLWQEEKGYYGQYLYGRTYLSLSPRAEALGEALSVLFGVADEGRAAAVLARTPQTAYGISCIYPQIPGIPPYHNNAVWPFVQSYWALAAAKAGHEAAVLESMAAIYRPAALFLTNKENFVAQNGDFAGTQVNSSVMLWSLSGSLSLVHKVLFGLDFRPDRLVFRPFVPQALAGQRQLTGLRYRGAVLDVELEGFGRDISQVTLDGQPLPAAEVPATLTGRHTVRLVLSSQAPPAAPLHKVANSFAPETPEATYAAGRLRWAPVEGATAYQVLRNGRFAARTTEASLALTPNPAYAEYQVVAVGPQGLESFASEPVRVPGAAWQRVLQLETVAPKAARPYRGYTGAGFVEISTALNRTLTVPVTVPAAGLYALDLRYANGNGPINTSNKCALRTLRRGTEQLGTVVLPQRGVDEWSNWGYSNPVLARLPAGTHRLALTLEPANANMHGEVNQAMLDHLRLTRVE
- the folP gene encoding dihydropteroate synthase; this encodes MALQDTCFSPRQTLRCPRGRVLDLRRPQVMGILNLTPDSFYQGSRVGSPDDLLRRAEAMLTAGAAVLDLGGYSSRPGAEHISVDEEKRRLLPAVAALRQAFPQAFLSVDTFRASVAAEAIAAGADILNDISGGQLDEDLLPTAGRLQVPYILMHLRGTPHTMTQHTHYDGDLVLELTRYFVQKLQELRRHGVTDVVLDPGFGFAKTPAQGHELLRRLPEFGVLGLPVLVGLSRKSMVYKPLGLSPEAALPGTISVQALAVLNGARLLRVHDVAEAVQTIRLVATTFPALVAS
- a CDS encoding shikimate kinase — encoded protein: MIKLYLIGMPGAGKTTLGRALAVSYQVPFVDLDEEIVRREQRSVAELFAQQGEEYFREREAAVLREVVAAYPALVLATGGGTPCFEHNLEVLLETGLTLYVAVPVPELTRRLLQAAASRPLLAAAPDAAALQARLEETLAARQQFYERAPLRCAAPTCSVETVRQLVARYQASA